From one Dama dama isolate Ldn47 chromosome 32, ASM3311817v1, whole genome shotgun sequence genomic stretch:
- the VDAC3 gene encoding voltage-dependent anion-selective channel protein 3 isoform X2, giving the protein MCNTPTYCDLGKAAKDVFNKGYGFGMVKIDLRTKSCSGVEFSTSGHAYTDTGKASGNLETKYKICNYGLTFTQKWNTDNTLGTEISWENKLAEGLKLTLDTIFVPNTGKKSGKLKASYKRDCFSLGSNVDIDFSGPTIYGWAVLAFEGWLAGYQMSFDTAKSKLSQNNFALGYKAADFQLHTHVNDGTEFGGSIYQKVNEKIETSINLAWTAGSNNTRFGIAAKYKLDCRTSLSAKVNNASLIGLGYTQTLRPGESEADAVGSDRWEELQCRRAQGRSGI; this is encoded by the exons ATGTGTAACACACCGACTTACTGTGACCTAGGAAAGGCTGCCAAAGATGTCTTCAACAAAGGATATG gATTTGGCATGGTCAAAATAGATCTGAGAACCAAGTCATGTAGTGGAGTG GAATTTTCTACTTCTGGTCATGCTTACACTGATACAGGGAAAGCATCAGGCAACCTAGAGACCAAATACAAGATCTGTAACTATGGGCTGAccttcacccagaagtggaacacAGACAATACTCTTGGGACAGAAATCTCTTGGGAGAATAAG ttggcTGAAGGGTTGAAACTGACTCTTGATACCATATTTGTACCGAACACAGG aaAGAAGAGTGGGAAATTGAAGGCCTCATATAAACGGGATTGTTTCAGTCTTGGCAGTAATGTTGATATAGATTTTTCAGGACCAACCATCTATGGCTGGGCTGTGTTGGCCTTTGAAGGTTGGCTTGCTGGCTATCAGATGAGTTTTGACACAGCCAAATCCAAACTGTCACAGAATAATTTCGCCCTGGGTTACAAGGCCGCAGACTTCCAGCTGCACACTCATGT GAATGATGGCACTGAATTTGGAGGGTCAATCTACCAGAAGGTGAATGAGAAGATTGAAACGTCGATAAACCTCGCGTGGACAGCCGGCAGTAACAACACCCGCTTCGGCATCGCTGCTAAGTACAAGCTGGACTGTAGAACTTCTCTCTCT GCTAAAGTAAACAATGCCAGCCTGATTGGACTGGGTTACACTCAGACCCTTCGACCAGGTGA GAGTGAAGCTGACGCTGTCGGCTCTGATCGATGGGAAGAACTTCAATGCAGGAGGGCACAAGGTCGGTCTGGGATTTGA
- the VDAC3 gene encoding voltage-dependent anion-selective channel protein 3 isoform X1, with protein MCNTPTYCDLGKAAKDVFNKGYGFGMVKIDLRTKSCSGVEFSTSGHAYTDTGKASGNLETKYKICNYGLTFTQKWNTDNTLGTEISWENKLAEGLKLTLDTIFVPNTGKKSGKLKASYKRDCFSLGSNVDIDFSGPTIYGWAVLAFEGWLAGYQMSFDTAKSKLSQNNFALGYKAADFQLHTHVNDGTEFGGSIYQKVNEKIETSINLAWTAGSNNTRFGIAAKYKLDCRTSLSAKVNNASLIGLGYTQTLRPGVKLTLSALIDGKNFNAGGHKVGLGFELEA; from the exons ATGTGTAACACACCGACTTACTGTGACCTAGGAAAGGCTGCCAAAGATGTCTTCAACAAAGGATATG gATTTGGCATGGTCAAAATAGATCTGAGAACCAAGTCATGTAGTGGAGTG GAATTTTCTACTTCTGGTCATGCTTACACTGATACAGGGAAAGCATCAGGCAACCTAGAGACCAAATACAAGATCTGTAACTATGGGCTGAccttcacccagaagtggaacacAGACAATACTCTTGGGACAGAAATCTCTTGGGAGAATAAG ttggcTGAAGGGTTGAAACTGACTCTTGATACCATATTTGTACCGAACACAGG aaAGAAGAGTGGGAAATTGAAGGCCTCATATAAACGGGATTGTTTCAGTCTTGGCAGTAATGTTGATATAGATTTTTCAGGACCAACCATCTATGGCTGGGCTGTGTTGGCCTTTGAAGGTTGGCTTGCTGGCTATCAGATGAGTTTTGACACAGCCAAATCCAAACTGTCACAGAATAATTTCGCCCTGGGTTACAAGGCCGCAGACTTCCAGCTGCACACTCATGT GAATGATGGCACTGAATTTGGAGGGTCAATCTACCAGAAGGTGAATGAGAAGATTGAAACGTCGATAAACCTCGCGTGGACAGCCGGCAGTAACAACACCCGCTTCGGCATCGCTGCTAAGTACAAGCTGGACTGTAGAACTTCTCTCTCT GCTAAAGTAAACAATGCCAGCCTGATTGGACTGGGTTACACTCAGACCCTTCGACCAG GAGTGAAGCTGACGCTGTCGGCTCTGATCGATGGGAAGAACTTCAATGCAGGAGGGCACAAGGTCGGTCTGGGATTTGAACTAGAAGCTTAA